From the Burkholderia sp. GAS332 genome, one window contains:
- a CDS encoding DNA-binding transcriptional regulator, MarR family has protein sequence MPTKHDDPETLSRFTGSLVRRAQQRHVAVWLSEVSAEITSVQYAALEILQLTPGVNQRQLGDELDVDRSTIADLVARMVRNNLIKRSDDPVDKRSYVLFLTAAGKKQLATLRPRVEEVERILTARLTSRECLELRRLLLALLPPGD, from the coding sequence TTGCCGACCAAACACGACGACCCCGAAACGCTTTCCAGATTCACGGGCAGCCTGGTACGCCGCGCCCAGCAGCGCCACGTAGCGGTGTGGCTTAGCGAAGTCTCCGCCGAGATCACGAGCGTTCAGTACGCGGCGCTCGAAATCTTGCAGTTAACGCCCGGCGTCAATCAACGACAACTTGGCGATGAACTCGACGTGGACCGATCGACAATCGCCGATCTGGTCGCACGCATGGTCCGCAATAATTTGATCAAACGCTCGGACGATCCCGTCGACAAACGGAGCTATGTGCTGTTTCTTACTGCAGCCGGTAAGAAGCAGCTTGCGACGTTGCGTCCACGTGTCGAGGAGGTCGAGCGCATTCTCACTGCGCGATTGACGTCACGCGAATGTCTGGAGTTGCGGCGCCTGCTTTTGGCACTGTTGCCGCCGGGGGATTAG
- a CDS encoding acetyl-CoA carboxylase biotin carboxyl carrier protein, translated as MTQRALKSEITGTVWKIDAQPGDNMDEDQVVLTLESMKMEIPVIAPETCRLISVLVKEGEAVREGQDLAVIEHD; from the coding sequence ATGACCCAACGAGCACTCAAATCGGAAATCACCGGCACGGTCTGGAAGATCGACGCGCAACCCGGCGACAACATGGATGAAGATCAGGTTGTTCTGACACTGGAATCGATGAAGATGGAAATTCCAGTGATAGCGCCCGAAACCTGCCGCCTGATCTCCGTACTCGTCAAGGAAGGCGAAGCGGTGCGTGAGGGCCAGGACCTCGCGGTAATCGAACACGATTGA
- a CDS encoding NAD(P)-dependent dehydrogenase, short-chain alcohol dehydrogenase family — translation MTTSKGWRVLVTAGAGGIGRAIAQAFVSAGASVFVCDIDEAALQQMQAQLPGVRTSVCDIADRAAASRMVADAASALGGLDVLINNAGIAGPTASVAEMDPDAWEAVLRLNLTGTFMVTQQAIPFLKQSGAGVILIMSSLAGRFGYPNRSPYATTKWGLIGFTKTLSRELGEFGIRVNAILPGAVEGPRIQQVLAGRASASGRTVAQEEAAALANQSIKHFVDPADIAALAVFLASHAGRSISGQMIPIDGDSQSAS, via the coding sequence ATGACCACATCAAAAGGCTGGCGCGTGCTGGTGACGGCGGGTGCAGGCGGGATAGGGCGCGCCATCGCGCAAGCATTCGTATCGGCGGGCGCGAGCGTCTTTGTCTGCGACATCGACGAAGCGGCGCTTCAACAGATGCAGGCGCAATTGCCGGGCGTCAGGACATCGGTGTGCGACATCGCCGATCGCGCGGCGGCTTCGCGCATGGTCGCGGACGCCGCGTCCGCTCTCGGTGGATTGGACGTCCTGATCAACAACGCGGGCATTGCGGGACCGACCGCGAGTGTCGCGGAGATGGATCCGGACGCGTGGGAAGCTGTGCTTCGTCTGAACCTCACAGGCACATTCATGGTCACACAACAGGCCATCCCTTTCCTGAAGCAATCAGGTGCGGGCGTGATTCTCATCATGTCGTCGCTTGCCGGCCGCTTCGGTTACCCGAACCGCAGTCCCTACGCAACGACCAAATGGGGGCTCATCGGATTCACAAAGACCTTGTCACGTGAGCTGGGCGAATTCGGCATACGAGTCAATGCGATCCTGCCGGGCGCCGTAGAAGGTCCGCGTATTCAGCAGGTGCTGGCAGGACGCGCATCAGCCAGCGGCCGCACCGTCGCGCAGGAAGAGGCGGCTGCGCTCGCCAATCAGTCCATCAAGCATTTTGTCGATCCGGCGGACATCGCGGCGCTCGCTGTTTTTCTGGCATCCCATGCCGGGCGTTCCATTTCGGGGCAAATGATCCCGATAGACGGCGATTCGCAAAGCGCATCCTGA
- a CDS encoding Sugar phosphate permease, with the protein MNWKNRPGAVLATLLTIHLLGQIDRNMLLGFSPQITRDLALSNAQYGFLVGAVWVLSYGVMSVLMGTLADRFSRPRLIAVGLVIWSVCTAASGTAHTFGQMVAARFLVASGEAALIPAAVALLYEVFAPQRRSAAIGLFFMGIPVGIGCSFLLAGSFGAEHGWRTTFFALGAIGMAIAIPLSLLRERRGEQPQDARGEPFVAQVGAVAALMRGNPAIVLTIVGFVLVHMVVAGLSFAQLWLVRERGFDGASIARTMGLLQIVFGTLGSLAGGALGDRYARRLPGGLATFMLILVLLAAPLMIAYRLAPAGSPLFYAGMCAGFFLPLALYGPAITVIQSLTPPQMRSTITGCCMLLINIFAAAIGSFAIGSVSDALARAGVSAPLTKVLLGADIVAIASALFFLMAARRLCSKAPTPQGTSEAVLP; encoded by the coding sequence ATGAACTGGAAGAACAGGCCGGGCGCCGTGCTCGCCACACTATTGACGATTCACCTTCTGGGTCAAATCGATCGCAACATGCTGCTTGGCTTCTCGCCGCAGATCACGCGGGACCTGGCGCTCAGCAACGCGCAGTACGGCTTCCTGGTCGGCGCGGTGTGGGTTTTGAGTTACGGCGTGATGTCGGTGCTCATGGGAACACTCGCCGACCGCTTCAGCCGCCCCCGCCTGATCGCCGTCGGCCTCGTCATCTGGAGCGTATGCACCGCGGCTTCCGGCACGGCACATACGTTCGGGCAGATGGTAGCGGCACGCTTTCTCGTCGCCAGTGGCGAGGCCGCGTTGATCCCGGCCGCCGTGGCGCTGCTGTATGAAGTCTTCGCCCCTCAGCGGCGAAGCGCGGCGATTGGCTTGTTCTTCATGGGCATTCCGGTTGGCATCGGCTGCAGCTTCCTGCTCGCCGGCTCGTTTGGCGCCGAGCATGGCTGGCGCACGACTTTTTTCGCACTGGGCGCAATCGGGATGGCTATCGCGATACCGCTATCGCTGCTGCGCGAGCGCCGCGGCGAACAGCCGCAAGACGCGCGCGGCGAACCTTTCGTCGCGCAGGTGGGCGCCGTCGCTGCCCTGATGCGAGGGAACCCGGCCATCGTGCTGACGATCGTTGGTTTCGTGCTGGTCCACATGGTCGTGGCCGGGCTTTCGTTCGCGCAACTATGGCTGGTGCGTGAGCGGGGCTTCGATGGCGCCAGCATCGCCAGGACGATGGGCCTGCTGCAGATCGTCTTCGGCACGCTGGGTTCTCTGGCCGGTGGCGCGCTGGGCGACCGCTATGCGCGCCGCCTCCCTGGCGGGCTCGCTACGTTCATGCTGATACTCGTGCTCCTGGCAGCACCGCTGATGATCGCTTACCGCCTGGCGCCGGCCGGCTCCCCGCTGTTCTACGCGGGGATGTGCGCGGGTTTCTTCCTCCCGTTGGCCCTGTATGGACCGGCCATCACCGTCATCCAGAGCCTGACCCCGCCGCAGATGCGTTCGACCATTACCGGTTGCTGCATGTTGCTGATCAACATCTTCGCCGCCGCCATCGGCAGCTTTGCCATTGGCTCGGTGAGCGACGCGCTGGCGCGCGCCGGCGTAAGCGCGCCGCTCACGAAGGTACTGCTGGGGGCGGATATCGTGGCCATCGCGTCGGCGCTGTTCTTCCTGATGGCGGCGCGGCGCCTGTGTAGCAAGGCCCCGACGCCCCAGGGTACCAGCGAGGCCGTGCTCCCATGA
- a CDS encoding biotin synthase has product MKPIAIVPLASLRAEAAAVTAATAAAQARESGTVARWSVEAILALYGLPFMVLMFRAQEVHRQHFDSNEVQLSTLLSIKTGGCAEDCGYCPQSAHFETGVEASKLMPLEEVVAAAHAAKAQGATRFCMGAAWRSPKERDMERVSAMIREVKALGMETCVTLGMLNADQANGLKEAGLDYYNHNLDTAPEFYERIISTRTYQDRLDTLMHVRDAGIHVCCGGIVGLGESREQRAGLIAQLANLAPYPESVPINNLVQVDGTPLAGTAPIDPFEFVRTIAVARITMPQTMVRLSAGREAMDESTQTLCFLAGANSVFYGDKLLTTANPQSQQDQALFARLGMRISGQAA; this is encoded by the coding sequence ATGAAACCGATTGCCATCGTTCCCCTTGCCTCGCTGCGCGCCGAGGCCGCCGCAGTAACCGCCGCCACTGCCGCCGCGCAAGCACGCGAGTCAGGTACCGTTGCGCGGTGGAGCGTGGAGGCCATCCTGGCGCTCTACGGCCTGCCCTTCATGGTCCTGATGTTTCGTGCCCAGGAGGTGCATCGGCAGCATTTCGACTCCAATGAGGTGCAGTTGTCGACGCTACTTTCGATCAAGACCGGAGGCTGTGCGGAAGACTGCGGCTATTGCCCTCAATCGGCCCATTTCGAAACGGGCGTAGAGGCCAGCAAGCTGATGCCGCTTGAAGAGGTCGTTGCCGCCGCCCACGCGGCCAAGGCCCAGGGTGCAACGCGCTTCTGCATGGGGGCGGCCTGGCGCAGTCCCAAGGAGCGTGACATGGAGCGCGTTTCCGCGATGATCCGCGAGGTGAAGGCGTTGGGCATGGAGACCTGCGTGACGCTCGGCATGCTCAACGCGGACCAGGCGAATGGGTTGAAAGAGGCAGGACTGGACTACTACAACCACAACCTCGATACCGCGCCGGAGTTCTATGAGCGCATCATCAGCACGCGCACTTACCAGGACCGCCTCGACACGCTGATGCACGTGCGCGACGCCGGTATTCACGTGTGTTGTGGCGGCATCGTTGGGCTGGGCGAATCGCGCGAGCAGCGCGCCGGGCTGATTGCGCAACTCGCCAATCTCGCCCCCTATCCCGAATCGGTACCGATCAACAACCTGGTGCAGGTGGACGGCACACCGCTGGCCGGCACCGCGCCCATCGACCCGTTCGAGTTTGTGCGGACCATCGCTGTCGCCCGTATCACGATGCCGCAGACCATGGTGCGGCTGTCCGCAGGCAGGGAGGCGATGGACGAATCAACGCAGACGCTGTGCTTCCTCGCGGGCGCAAACTCCGTCTTCTATGGGGACAAGCTGCTGACCACGGCCAATCCGCAGTCACAACAAGACCAGGCCTTGTTCGCCAGGTTGGGGATGCGCATCTCGGGACAGGCCGCATGA
- a CDS encoding taurine dioxygenase → MNDYGLSAIEAWNNRPRRHYETISVKPLTHTIGAEISGVDLSTELSDQQFDEIRHAWLENLVVIFRDQQMTPEQHKRLGRRFGALHVHPLNAVKPGKDPEIFEVKAGKHSKTVAGEGWHTDVSCDAEPPMGSMLYVTQMPEGGIGGDTMFANMYLAYDMLSDRLKSLLEGMTAIHDGAIPYAGRYRHKVPEGGFPTAEHPIVVRHPETGRKLLFVNPGFTSHIVQLTGYESKCLLGMLYRMIEITPSLVCRIPWTQNSMVFWDNRCTQHHAVWDYYPLNRYGQRVTIAGQAPSA, encoded by the coding sequence ATGAATGACTATGGATTGAGCGCCATCGAGGCGTGGAACAACCGTCCTCGCCGGCACTACGAAACCATCAGCGTCAAGCCGCTGACGCACACGATCGGCGCGGAAATCAGCGGCGTGGATCTGTCCACCGAGTTGTCGGATCAACAGTTCGACGAGATCCGTCATGCGTGGCTGGAGAATCTCGTCGTCATCTTCCGCGACCAGCAGATGACGCCCGAGCAGCACAAGCGCCTCGGCCGTCGCTTCGGCGCGTTGCACGTGCACCCGCTCAACGCCGTAAAACCCGGCAAGGACCCGGAGATCTTCGAGGTCAAGGCTGGCAAGCACTCGAAGACAGTGGCAGGCGAAGGCTGGCACACGGATGTGTCGTGCGATGCCGAACCGCCAATGGGCTCAATGCTTTACGTCACGCAGATGCCAGAGGGAGGCATCGGCGGCGACACCATGTTCGCCAACATGTACCTCGCCTACGACATGCTGTCGGATCGACTCAAGAGTTTGCTCGAGGGCATGACCGCCATTCACGACGGCGCCATTCCTTACGCTGGCCGCTATCGACACAAAGTGCCCGAAGGCGGTTTCCCGACCGCCGAACACCCGATCGTGGTGCGGCATCCCGAAACCGGCCGCAAGCTGCTGTTCGTCAACCCGGGCTTTACTTCGCATATCGTTCAGCTCACCGGCTACGAGAGCAAGTGCTTGCTCGGGATGCTCTACCGAATGATCGAGATAACCCCGTCACTCGTCTGCCGGATCCCCTGGACGCAGAACTCCATGGTGTTCTGGGACAACCGCTGCACACAACACCACGCGGTCTGGGACTACTACCCACTCAATCGCTATGGGCAGCGCGTCACCATCGCCGGTCAGGCGCCGAGCGCCTGA
- a CDS encoding Acyl-CoA synthetase (AMP-forming)/AMP-acid ligase II gives MSTQIAGRMISWASAQHASRTALVFQGRNITFIEVERRSNCLANALISLGLKPGERIAALLANSEETVDSFFGAEKAALTYVPLNARHTLHEQVDILNDCEAAVVIVGPEFRDVGARLAARLSSARVPSLRHVVALGWSAPGTIEYETLVRTASEAAPAIEVGSDHLIRLAYTSGTTGKPKGVAYSLARWQARLTNHFDAMEYRLGPDDAMLHVGPLTHAAGVHLLPCYLCGARNVIEDKFDVDAVLALIEQYRITQIMLVPTMLNRLVDAVESGAKADLSSLRRIHYGTAPTPPDLIKRAIAAFGPILRQQYGMTEAAQPLTVLYPDDHVAGDEVQEQRLLSCGRPTANVHIAIRDTSGATLAPDEIGEITIEYRGIGEVQFWRRPQLLAETVRDGWYYTGDLGYFDKAGFLYIVGRNKDMIISGGFNVYAREVEDALISHGAVSEAAVLGLPDSEWGETVAAFVVTRTGTTTTAEELQRHCAERIASYKKPRLVEFVDALPRNGAGKVTKNTLRDTYLASRKEANNE, from the coding sequence ATGAGCACTCAGATTGCTGGCCGCATGATCTCCTGGGCATCGGCCCAGCACGCGAGCCGAACCGCCCTCGTCTTTCAGGGCCGCAACATTACGTTCATTGAAGTCGAGCGACGCAGCAACTGCCTGGCCAACGCTCTGATCTCGCTCGGGCTGAAGCCCGGCGAGCGCATCGCAGCGCTGCTTGCCAATTCAGAAGAGACCGTAGATAGCTTCTTCGGAGCGGAGAAGGCCGCGCTGACCTACGTGCCGCTGAATGCCCGCCACACACTGCATGAGCAGGTGGATATCCTCAACGACTGCGAAGCTGCCGTCGTTATCGTAGGCCCGGAGTTCCGCGACGTCGGCGCGCGGCTCGCAGCCCGCCTGTCGTCAGCCCGGGTGCCGTCGCTCAGGCACGTCGTCGCGCTCGGATGGTCGGCACCAGGAACGATCGAGTACGAGACACTTGTCCGCACCGCGAGCGAGGCAGCGCCCGCAATCGAGGTCGGCTCCGACCATCTGATACGCCTCGCCTATACCTCGGGCACGACCGGCAAGCCCAAGGGCGTGGCCTACTCGCTGGCTCGCTGGCAAGCCCGCCTCACCAATCACTTCGACGCGATGGAGTATCGGCTCGGTCCGGACGACGCGATGCTGCACGTCGGCCCGTTGACGCACGCTGCCGGAGTCCATCTGCTGCCCTGCTACCTGTGCGGGGCGCGCAACGTGATCGAAGACAAGTTCGACGTCGATGCGGTGCTCGCACTGATCGAGCAGTACCGCATCACCCAGATCATGCTCGTGCCCACGATGCTGAACCGCCTGGTCGACGCAGTGGAAAGCGGCGCGAAGGCGGACCTGTCATCGTTGCGGCGCATCCACTACGGTACGGCACCGACGCCGCCCGATCTCATCAAGCGTGCGATCGCCGCGTTCGGGCCGATCCTGCGCCAGCAGTACGGCATGACAGAGGCGGCGCAACCGCTGACCGTGCTGTACCCAGACGATCATGTGGCCGGTGATGAGGTGCAGGAGCAGCGCTTGCTGTCCTGCGGACGGCCGACGGCCAACGTACACATCGCGATCCGCGACACCAGCGGCGCTACGCTGGCGCCGGACGAGATCGGTGAAATCACGATCGAATATCGCGGCATCGGTGAGGTGCAATTCTGGCGCCGGCCCCAACTGCTCGCCGAAACGGTACGTGACGGCTGGTACTACACGGGCGATCTCGGCTACTTCGACAAGGCCGGCTTCCTGTACATCGTCGGCCGCAACAAGGACATGATCATCTCCGGCGGTTTCAACGTCTACGCGCGCGAAGTCGAAGATGCTCTTATCAGCCATGGCGCCGTGTCGGAAGCCGCGGTGCTGGGGCTGCCCGACTCCGAGTGGGGCGAGACGGTCGCGGCCTTCGTGGTCACGCGCACCGGCACGACGACCACGGCCGAAGAACTGCAGCGCCACTGCGCAGAGCGTATCGCCAGCTATAAGAAGCCGCGCCTGGTGGAGTTTGTCGACGCGCTGCCGCGCAACGGCGCGGGCAAGGTCACGAAGAACACCCTACGAGACACCTACCTGGCATCACGAAAGGAAGCAAACAATGAATGA
- a CDS encoding Acetyl-CoA carboxylase, carboxyltransferase component: protein MTTATYSEQSEQFDARLRHALAMGGSAKLEQRRATGALNARERVERLLDEGSFKEIGMLATSAVAADRESTPADGKITGLGRIDERRVAVVSNDMTVKGASSSSTNMRKIAWIKETATRNGVPLIFLGESSGSRVPDSLGAQAMAQAGLDPQQYCRRREIPWVSAVLGPCLGSSTWYTCLSDFVVMRKGAFLAVSSARVTSAAIGEAIDPEELGGWRLHAEQTGLVDMVVATDEEALDAIRRFLSYLPSHAGEAAPSRTAGADVEPTTEPLTELVPAARAKTYDMRKVIPAIVDRDSFFPLKDRFGRAAVTGLARLNGESIGIVASNPMFKAGAMDPDACRKVTSFLVLCDSFNIPVLFLVDTPGFLVGLEGERKAAPAHIMNMIHAVQLCSVPKVSVILRKSFGQAYINMGGGRNSDEVAAWPGADVSFMDPEVAVGVLHGVSRSDDAQRFEALKAELVRDTSAYALAGAFGVQTVIKPEQTRSFLIEAFRTHRRSRSAGVGLHEMRAWPTYF, encoded by the coding sequence GTGACCACAGCTACGTATTCAGAACAGTCTGAACAATTCGACGCCCGCCTGCGCCATGCCCTGGCGATGGGGGGCAGCGCCAAGCTCGAGCAGCGACGCGCGACCGGCGCGCTGAACGCCCGGGAACGCGTCGAACGTCTGCTCGACGAAGGTTCGTTCAAGGAAATCGGCATGCTTGCCACGTCGGCCGTAGCCGCGGATCGCGAGTCGACGCCGGCTGACGGCAAGATCACCGGCCTCGGCCGGATCGACGAGCGTCGCGTCGCCGTGGTCTCGAATGACATGACCGTGAAGGGGGCGTCCTCGTCGAGCACCAACATGCGCAAGATCGCGTGGATCAAGGAGACCGCAACGCGCAACGGCGTACCGCTGATTTTCCTGGGCGAGTCGTCGGGGTCACGCGTGCCCGATTCGCTCGGCGCGCAAGCGATGGCGCAAGCCGGCCTCGACCCTCAGCAATATTGCCGCCGCCGCGAGATCCCTTGGGTGAGCGCCGTGCTCGGCCCGTGCCTCGGGTCGTCGACGTGGTACACCTGCCTGTCGGACTTCGTCGTCATGCGCAAGGGCGCGTTTCTCGCCGTGTCGAGCGCGCGCGTGACGTCCGCGGCCATTGGCGAAGCGATCGATCCGGAAGAGCTCGGCGGCTGGCGGCTGCATGCGGAACAAACCGGTCTGGTGGACATGGTGGTGGCAACCGATGAGGAGGCGCTGGACGCAATCCGCCGCTTCCTGTCGTACCTGCCTTCACATGCGGGCGAGGCCGCACCCAGCCGCACCGCTGGCGCCGACGTCGAGCCCACCACCGAGCCGCTCACCGAACTGGTACCCGCCGCGCGCGCAAAGACCTACGACATGCGCAAAGTTATCCCCGCCATCGTCGACCGCGACAGCTTCTTCCCGCTGAAGGATCGGTTCGGGCGCGCCGCGGTCACCGGCCTCGCGCGCCTGAACGGTGAGAGCATCGGCATCGTGGCCTCGAACCCGATGTTCAAGGCCGGCGCGATGGACCCCGACGCGTGCCGCAAGGTCACCTCGTTTCTGGTGCTCTGCGATTCATTCAATATCCCCGTGCTGTTCCTCGTCGACACGCCGGGGTTCCTGGTCGGCCTGGAGGGCGAGCGTAAGGCCGCACCGGCGCACATCATGAACATGATTCACGCGGTTCAACTGTGTTCCGTACCCAAGGTTTCGGTCATCCTGCGAAAGAGTTTCGGGCAGGCCTACATCAACATGGGCGGCGGCCGCAACAGTGACGAAGTGGCCGCGTGGCCCGGCGCCGATGTGAGCTTCATGGATCCCGAGGTCGCAGTCGGTGTGCTGCACGGCGTCAGTCGCAGCGACGACGCGCAGCGGTTCGAAGCCTTAAAGGCTGAGCTGGTGCGAGACACCTCGGCCTATGCGCTGGCCGGTGCGTTCGGCGTGCAGACCGTCATCAAACCCGAGCAAACGCGCTCGTTCCTGATTGAGGCCTTCCGCACTCATCGCCGCTCGAGAAGCGCCGGCGTGGGACTGCATGAAATGCGCGCGTGGCCGACCTACTTCTGA
- a CDS encoding transcriptional regulator, GntR family, translating into MSTTDDNIADVAVPNGARGGRGSPRPLTMPEQIAESITDAVLRGDYQPGDRVREQELASQFQVSRGPIREALRILEKSGVVRILPQRGAHITQLSAKEVNDLFEVRRSLIGLLARKICPAPPALIRAVDQQVRTLEALGGQESATEEHAKISLLLSRLILAACDNHRLVEMLESLVNQTARYTRLGLREPQRRTQSAASWRSFVIALEAGNADLAAAALEGLVEASRVAAVKHLQQG; encoded by the coding sequence ATGTCGACCACTGACGACAACATTGCCGATGTTGCGGTCCCCAATGGTGCGCGCGGAGGACGCGGCAGTCCGCGGCCCCTGACCATGCCGGAACAGATCGCCGAGAGCATCACCGACGCAGTGCTACGAGGCGACTACCAGCCAGGCGATCGCGTGCGCGAGCAGGAGCTGGCGTCGCAGTTTCAGGTCAGCCGCGGCCCGATCCGGGAAGCGCTGCGGATCCTCGAAAAGAGCGGCGTCGTGCGCATCTTGCCACAACGCGGTGCGCACATCACGCAGCTCAGCGCGAAGGAAGTCAACGACCTCTTCGAGGTTCGGCGCTCCCTCATCGGCCTGCTTGCTCGCAAGATATGCCCTGCGCCGCCGGCACTGATCAGGGCGGTGGATCAGCAAGTTCGCACTTTGGAAGCGCTCGGCGGTCAGGAGAGCGCGACGGAAGAACACGCGAAAATTAGCCTGTTGCTGAGCCGGCTGATACTCGCCGCTTGCGACAACCATCGGCTGGTGGAGATGCTGGAGTCGCTCGTCAACCAGACAGCGCGATATACGCGGCTCGGATTGCGCGAACCACAGCGCCGCACACAGTCGGCCGCCAGTTGGCGCAGTTTCGTGATCGCCCTTGAGGCCGGCAACGCCGACCTCGCCGCAGCGGCTCTCGAAGGCCTCGTCGAGGCGTCGCGCGTCGCAGCCGTGAAGCATCTTCAGCAAGGCTGA
- a CDS encoding phenol 2-monooxygenase, with translation MQFHLNGFRVGDPMIEPTADGAPRVEMPDTVDVLVVGSGPAGLVLAAQLSQFPSITTRIVERRPGPLLMGQADGVACRTVEMFNAFGLSDRLLREAYWVNETVFWRPDANDRGAIRRTGRVQDTEAGISEFPHVIVNQARVQDYLLDVMRRSAQRLKPDYDLEVVDVQRDSEGEYPVRITLRRTDAARLDEKVVVRARYVVGCDGARSRVRTAIGQTLRGDAADHAWGVMDALAVTDFPDIRLKAAIQSASKGNLLIIPREGGYLARFYVDLGEVTPENRDTIKQITVERIIQTAQRILHPYSLDVKEAAWFSVYEVGQRLTARFDDAIAADGTSREPRVFIAGDACHTHSAKAGQGMNVSMQDGFNLGWKLGAVLQGLSPIDLLRTYSDERQPIAQELIDFDKEWSAMMGAPPKDPNRPEAGGVDPTELQDYFVRAGRYTAGVATRYRPGALTGASTSQSLASGFTIGTRFHSSPVVRLADAKPMQLGHAARADGRWRLYAFSDASGSALNALCEYLAKSPDSTLRLVTPENTDADSVFDLRAVLQQPHREVRLEDLHALLLPRKGRYGLIDYEKVFTSDAATDIFDERGISRERGALVVVRPDQYVAHVLPLDAYAELNTFLRPIFRTNTSSLHA, from the coding sequence ATGCAATTTCATCTCAACGGTTTCCGCGTCGGGGATCCGATGATCGAGCCAACCGCCGACGGCGCGCCTCGCGTCGAAATGCCCGATACGGTCGATGTGCTCGTCGTCGGAAGCGGTCCGGCCGGGCTCGTGCTTGCGGCTCAGTTGTCGCAGTTTCCGTCAATCACGACGCGTATCGTCGAGCGCCGCCCGGGACCGCTGCTGATGGGCCAAGCGGATGGCGTCGCGTGCCGCACGGTCGAGATGTTCAATGCATTCGGCTTGAGCGACCGCTTGTTGCGCGAAGCCTATTGGGTCAACGAGACAGTCTTCTGGCGACCCGATGCAAACGATCGGGGCGCAATCAGGCGTACCGGGCGTGTTCAGGATACCGAAGCAGGTATCTCGGAGTTCCCGCACGTCATCGTTAATCAAGCGCGCGTGCAGGACTATCTGCTCGATGTGATGCGCCGTTCGGCGCAACGGCTCAAGCCGGATTACGATCTCGAAGTCGTAGACGTGCAACGCGATAGCGAGGGCGAGTATCCGGTGCGCATCACGTTGCGCCGCACGGACGCCGCGCGACTCGATGAAAAGGTCGTCGTGCGTGCGCGCTATGTCGTGGGTTGCGACGGCGCGCGCAGTCGCGTTCGCACGGCCATCGGCCAAACGCTGCGCGGCGATGCTGCCGATCATGCGTGGGGCGTGATGGATGCGCTCGCCGTCACCGACTTTCCGGACATCCGGCTGAAGGCTGCGATTCAGTCTGCGAGCAAGGGCAATCTGCTCATCATTCCGCGCGAAGGCGGCTATCTCGCGCGCTTTTACGTCGATCTTGGCGAAGTCACGCCTGAGAATCGCGACACCATCAAACAGATCACGGTCGAGCGCATCATTCAGACCGCGCAACGGATTCTGCATCCCTATTCGCTCGACGTGAAGGAGGCCGCGTGGTTCTCGGTTTATGAAGTGGGACAGCGTTTGACCGCTCGCTTCGACGATGCAATCGCCGCCGACGGAACATCTCGCGAGCCACGCGTGTTCATCGCCGGCGATGCCTGTCATACGCATAGCGCGAAAGCGGGTCAGGGGATGAACGTTTCGATGCAGGACGGCTTCAATCTCGGCTGGAAGCTCGGCGCAGTGCTGCAAGGACTTAGCCCCATCGACCTCTTGCGCACGTATTCCGATGAACGCCAGCCCATCGCGCAAGAGTTGATCGACTTCGACAAGGAATGGTCCGCGATGATGGGCGCGCCGCCGAAAGATCCCAATCGCCCTGAAGCAGGTGGTGTCGATCCAACGGAATTGCAGGACTATTTCGTTCGTGCGGGTCGATATACGGCGGGGGTCGCGACACGATATCGGCCGGGCGCGTTGACGGGCGCGTCGACATCTCAATCGCTCGCGAGCGGCTTCACCATCGGCACGCGCTTTCATTCCTCGCCCGTCGTTCGTCTCGCCGATGCGAAGCCGATGCAACTCGGCCACGCGGCTCGCGCCGATGGTCGCTGGCGCCTGTACGCTTTTTCTGACGCCAGCGGAAGTGCGCTCAATGCACTGTGTGAATATCTCGCCAAGTCGCCCGATTCAACCTTGCGTCTCGTCACGCCAGAAAATACCGATGCAGATAGCGTCTTCGATCTTCGCGCCGTGTTGCAGCAGCCTCATCGCGAAGTACGGCTCGAAGATCTGCATGCATTGTTGCTGCCACGCAAGGGACGCTACGGCCTCATTGACTACGAGAAAGTGTTTACGAGCGACGCAGCGACTGATATCTTCGACGAGCGTGGCATATCGCGGGAACGGGGGGCGCTCGTTGTGGTCCGTCCGGATCAGTACGTCGCGCATGTACTTCCGCTGGACGCCTACGCCGAACTGAATACGTTTTTGCGGCCCATTTTCCGAACGAATACATCTTCGCTGCACGCTTAG